A segment of the Streptomyces sp. L2 genome:
GCCTTGGCGTCCTCCGTCTTCCAGTTCCACTCCAGCAGCACCCGCTCGCCGTCGAAGGACGCGGTGCCGTCCCCGGCCGAGGCGGACAGCGGGACCGGCGGGCCGGGCAGCAGGTACTCGGTCACCGGCGCGGGGGAGACGGAGTCCAGCAGCAGAGCGGCGCGCACCTCTTCCGCGAGGTACTCGGCGACGCCGTACCGGTCGGACTCCACAGCCAGCTGATAGGGGTCCTGGGAGTCGGTGAGGCGGCCGGCCGTGGCCTGCAGCAGCGGATCGGCACCGGCGCGCAGCCGCAGGCGCAGCCGGCCCGCCCGGCGGCCCTGCTCGAACGACACCCCGGCCAACGCCCCGAGCGGTACGACGAGTTCGCCCAGCTCCGCGCGCAGCGGTCCGGTGTTCCGGTCCCGGCCGGGCGTCAGCCGCAGGGCGTCGCCGTCGAACGCCCAGGTGCCGTCCTTCTGGATGATTTCCGCCATGCGGGGATTGTTCCACCGGTTCTGCGGGAGAGTGGTCTCTACCACTTCTGAAGGGAGCGCATGTGACACGGCATCACCGCACGACTCCCCGAACGACTTCCCGCGCGACATCTCGTCCGACCGCTCGCGCGACGTCTCGTACGACCCCCCGTATGACCCGCCTCCTCGGGTCGCTGCTGCTCATGGCGGCCGCCGGCGCCACCACGCTGGGCGCCGCGCCCGCGCCGGCCCACGCGGCGGCCACGCCCCTGGACCGGGTGGTCCCCGCGCCCGCCTCGGTCACGCCCGGCGGATCGCCGTACCGCATCACGCGCGGCACCCGCGTCCGCGTCGACGCCTCCGGTTCCGGCTCCGCGTCGGGTTCCGGTGAGGTCCGGCGGATCGCCGAGTACCTCACCGGCGTGCTGCGGCCCTCCACCGGATACCGGCTGCCGATCACCGACCACGGCACCGGCGGCATCCGGCTCCGGCTCGCCGAGGGGCCGTTCGGCGCCGAGGGCTACCGCCTGCACAGCGGCTCGGCCGGGATCACGCTGACCGCGAGCGCGCCCGCCGGGCTCTTCCACGGAGTCCAGACCCTGCGCCAGCTGCTCCCGGCGGCCGTCGAGAAGAGGACCGTCCAGCCCGGCCCGTGGACCGTCGCGGGCGGCACCGTCGAGGACCGTCCGCGCTACGGCTACCGGGGCGCCATGCTGGACGTCTCCCGGCACTTCTTCGGTGTCGCCCAGGTCAAGCGCTACATCGACCAGCTGGCCCTGTACAAGATCAACGAACTCCACCTCCACCTCAGCGACGACCAGGGCTGGCGCATCGCCGTCGACTCCTGGCCGCGACTGGCGCCGTACGGCGGCTCCACCGAGGTCGGCGGCGGTCCTGGCGGGTACTACACCAAGGCCGACTACCGGGAGATCGTCCGCTACGCGGCCGCGCGGTATGTCGAGGTCGTCCCCGAGATCGACATGCCCGGCCACACCAACGCGGCCCTCGCCTCCTACCCCGAACTCAACTGCGACGGCACAGCGCCCCCGCTCTACACCGGCACCGACGTCGGTTTCAGCTCGCTGTGCGTGCCGAAGCAGGTGACGTACGACTTCGTGGACGACGTCATCCGCGAACTGGCGGCGCTCACCCCCGGCCGCTACCTGCACATCGGCGGCGACGAGGCGCACTCCACCAGCCACGCCGACTACGTCACCTTCATGAACAGGGTCCAGCCGATCGTCACCAAGTACGGCAAGACGGTCATCGGCTGGCACCAGCTGACCGGCGCCACCCCCGTGCCGGGCGCGCTCGCCCAGTACTGGGGACTGGACGGCACCAGCGCGGCGGAGAAGGCCCAGGTGGCGAAGGCCGCCCAGCACGGCACCGGGCTGATCCTCTCCCCGGCCGACCGGGTGTACCTGGACATGAAGTACTCCAAGGACACCAAGCTCGGCCTGGACTGGGCGGGCCTGGTCAGCGTGAAGCGGTCGTACGACTGGGACCCGGGCAGCTACCTCCCCGGCGCCCCGGAGTCGGCGGTCAAGGGCGTGGAGGCGCCCCTCTGGTCGGAGACCCTGACCACGTCCGCCGACATCGAGTACATGGCGTTCCCCCGCCTCGCGGGCGCGGCCGAGCTGGGCTGGTCCCCGGCGGCCACCCACGACTGGGACACCTACAAGGTGCGCCTCGCCGCGCAGGGCCCCCGCTGGGACGCCCTCGGCATCGGCTACTTCCGCTCGCCGGAGGTCCCCTGGCAGGGCTAGAGACACAGCGGTGACGGGCACCCCGGAGGACCGTACTCCGGGGTGCCCGTCCGTCCGTTCCCTCAGAACCCGGCGATCAGAACCCGGCGATCGGGTTCCGCAGGGTGCCGGCCAGCTGGAGCGCGCCGGACGGGTCGGTGAGGTCGACCATCTGCCGGTTGTCGCGCAACTGGAGCCGGTTCAGGCAGGACAGGGCGAACTCGGGGGTGAAGAGGTCGTACCGCCGGAACTTCTCCGCCAGTTCGGGCACCGTCTCCTGGTACTCGCGGGTGACCTCGGCGACCGTGCGCCAGAAGTCGTCCTCCGCCAGGACGCCCTCGGCGGCGAGCCGGGCCGCGAGGAAGCGGAAGAAGCAGTCGAAGACGTCGGTGAACAGGGACAGCAGTTTCCTGTCGTCGGGGACGTCGACGCGGACGCGCCGCACCTCCGGCGGCAGGACGGCGTCCGGGTCCATCACCGCGATCTCCTCGGCGATGTCCTTGAAGACCGCACGCCGTACCGCACCGTCCTCCAGCACGAGGATCACGTTCTCGCCGTGCGGCATGAAGACCAGGTCGTAGGCGTAGAAGCAGTGCAGGAGCGGGGTGTAGTAGGCCCGCAGGTACTGGCGCAGCCACTCGGCCGGGGCCTGACCCGAGCGCTCGATCAGGGCGCCCGCGAAGGACGCGCCCTCGTGGTCGACGTGCAGCAGCGAGGCCATGGTGGCGAGCGACTCGCCCTCCGCGAGCGTGGGGACGGGGCTCTCCCGCCACAGTGCGGCGAGCATCTTGCGGTACGGGGAGTGGCGGTCGGTGGCCCGCTCGTACTCCAGGTGCCGGTAGCCGACGGCCGCCCGCTCGCGGATGACCGCCAGGCCGGTCGACTTGAGCACGGGGTCACCGTCGATCAGCTGGGCGAGCCAGTCGTTGATGGCCGGGGTGGCCTCCATGTAGGCGGCGGAGAGGCCGCGCATGAAGCCCATGTTGAGCACGGACAGGGCCGTCTTCACATAGTGCTTCTCCGGGTGCGAGGTGTTGAAGAACGTCCGGATGGACTGCTGGGCCAGGTATTCGTCGTCGCCCTCGCCCAGGCACACCAGGTTGCGGCGGGCGACCTCGGCGGCGAACGTCACGCTGAGCTTGTTCCACCACTGCCAGGGGTGGACGGGGATGAACAGGTAGTCGGCGGGGACGAGGCCCTGTCCGGTGAGGACGGCGTGGAACCGGCGGACCGTGTCCCCGCCCAGCTCCTGCCGGACGAACGACTCGTAGGCGATGCCGGCGCCCGCCGTGAACGCGGCCCGCGAGCGGTGCGCGGCCAGCCACACCAGCCGTACGGGGCTCGCGGTCTCGGGGGCGTACGACAGGTACTCGTGGACGCCGAACCCGAGCCGCCCGTTGTTGGCGACGAAGCAGGGGTGCCCCTCCGTCATCCCGGTCTCGACGTCCTGGAACCCGGCCCGGACCAGCTCGGCGGCCGGGACGGGCGGCTTGGTGAGCTTGTAGCAGGTGCCGGACAGGGTGGAGGAGATCTCCTCCAGGTAGACGGGCAGGACCTCGTCGCCCAGCCCGAGCGACCGCCGCAGCTCGACGACGAAGTCCAGTGCGGCGAGGGGCAGTTCGGTGCCGGCGCGGTGCCGGGTGAGGGAGTCGGCGTCGATGTCCCAGTGGTTGAGGGCGCGCCGGGTGGCGGTGAAGCGGTACGTGGTGAGCCCGTCGTCGCTGCGGACGAGGTACCCCTCGCCGTCCGCCTCGGGTGTGATCAGCCGCTCGTGCGCGAGCTCCGCGAGGGCCTTGCGGACCAGGAGCCGGTTGGCGGTGTCCCAGCGCTCGGGGGAGAGGTGGGCCACGGCGTCGGCGTGGGGCGTGGGGAGGGGCGTAGGGAGGGGCGTGGGAAGGGGAGTGGGGAGGGTCATATGGAGACCGCCTTCTCGAACTGCTCGCGCGTGCAGAAGCTCAGCAACGCGGTCTTCTCCGGTTTGTGGACCTCCCGCTCGGGCACGAACCCGACGGCCGCGTTCAGGGCGTGTACGGCGGTGTTGCGGACGTCCGGCTCGACGACGACCCGGTGTGTCGCCGGATCCTCGAACAGGTGGGCCATGACGGCGGTGATGACGGCCCGGGTGAAGCCGTGCACGGGCGTGCCGGTGGCCGGGACGAGGAAGTGCATGCCGGTGTCGCCGGGCTGCGGCTCGTACAGGCCGACCAGTTCGCGCCGGGCGGGGTCGTAGCGCTCCATGAGGAAGGCCGGTGTGCCGTCCCGCAGGCCGAGGAGGGCGTGGTGGTGGTCGTCGGCGGCGATCTCCATGTAGGCGCGTTCGACGTCCTCCAGGCGGGCGTCCCCCATCATCCAGAACGCGGCCTTGGGGTGGGTGACCCAGGAGTGCAGCAGCTCGGCGTCGCTGAGCGGGTCGACGGGCCGGAACGCGAAGGCGGGCGGCGCGGCGGCGGGGCCGGTGTGGGCGGGGGTCATGCGGCGAACTCCTGGAAGGCGATGGACTTCTCGACCGGGTAGTACTCCGTGCCGAGCAGCTCGCGGATGATGCAGCTGTTGCGGTACGCGCCCATGCCCAGGTCGGGACTGGTGACGCTGTGGGTGTGCACGCCGGCGTTCTGCAGGAAGACGCCCCGGCCGGTGACGTCGATCGCGTAGTTGCGGGCGATGTCGAAGTTGCCGTGGGAGTCGCGGCGCAGCCGGTCGCGGACGGGGGCGAGGAACTCCGGCTCGGTGTACCGGTAGCCGGTGGCGAGGATCAGCCCCTGCGACGCGATCTCGTAGTCCTTCTCCTGCTCCTCCTGCCGGAAGGAGAGCGTGTACGTGCCGTTCTCGTGACGGGCTCCGGTGAGCGCCGAGTTGGTGAGCAGCCGGGTGGGCACCGGACCGGCGAGGTTCTTCTGGTACAGCAGGTCGAAGATGGCGTCGATCAGGTCGCCGTCGATGCCCTTGAACAGGCCCTTCTGCCGTTCGGTGAGCCGGTAGCGGGTGGCCTCGGGCAGGGCGTGGAAGTAGTCGGCGTACTCGGGGCTCGTCATCTCCAGGGTGAGCTTGGTGTATTCGAGCGGGAAGAAGCGCGGGGAGCGGGTGACCCAGTTCAGCCGGTAGCCGTGGACGTCGATCTCGCTCAGCAGGTCGTAGTAGATCTCGGCCGCCGACTGGCCGCTGCCGACCAGCGTGATGGACTCCTTGCGCTGCAGCTCCGCCTTGCCCCGCGCATAGCGGGAGTTGTGCAGGAAGTCGCCGCCGAGGCCCCGGCAGGCTTCGGGGACGTAGGGCGGGGTGCCGGTGCCGAGGACCAGGTGCCGGCCGCGGTAGGTGTCACCCGTGGCGGTCCGCACCACGTAGACCCCGTCCTCGTACGTCACCTCGGTGACCGTCGAGCCGAACCGGACGCTGCTCAGCTTCCCGGCCGCCCAGCGGCAGTAGGCGTCGTACTCCACGCGGAGCGGATAGAAGTTCTCACGGATGTAGAACGAGTACAGCCGGCCCTGCTCCTTCAGGTAGGCGAGGAAGGAGTACGGCGAGGTCGGGTCGGCGAGGGTGACCAGGTCGGACAGGAACGGGGTCTGGAGGTGGGCGCCGTCCAGGAACATGCCCGCGTGCCACTCGAAGCCGGGTTTGCTCTCCAGGAACACGCCGTCCAGCCCGTCGATCGGCTCGGTGAGGCAGGCGAGGCCGAGGTTGAAGGGGCCGAGGCCGATCCCCACGAAGTCGTGGGTGCGCGGGCTCGTTTCAGGACGCGCGGTCAAGGGACTCTCCCAGGTACTGCTCGGCGTGGCTGGCGATGAGGTCGAGGACGGCGGCGATGTCGTCCGTGGTCGTCTCGGGGTTGAGCAGGGTGAACTTCAGATAGTGGCGGCCGCCCGCCTTGGTACCCGCGACGACGGCGTCACCGGAGGCGAACAGGGCCTTGCGGGCGTACAGGTTGGCGCGGTCGATCTCCGCCGGGTCGGTGACGGCCGCCGGGATGTAGCGGAAGACCAGGGTGGAGAGCGCGGGTTCGACGATGACGTCGTAGCGCGGGTCGGCGGCGAGCATCCGCCAGCCCTCCCGGGCCAGGGCGCACACCTCGTCGAACAGCGCGCCGACGCCCTCGGCGCCCATGGTGCGCAGCGTCAGCCACAGCTTCAGCGCGTCGAAGCGGCGGGTGGTCTGCAGGGACTTGTCGACCTGGTTGGGGATGCGCTCGCGCGTCATGCGGCGCGGGTTGAGGTACTCGGCGTGATAGGTGGCGTGCCGCAGGGTGGCCGCGTCCCGGACCAGCACGGCGGACGAACTCACCGGCTGGAAGAAGGACTTGTGGAAGTCGACGGTGACCGAGTCGGCGCGCTCGATGCCGTCGAGGAGGTCGCGCCGGGTCGGGGAGACCAGCAGCCCGCAGCCGTAGGCGGCGTCCACGTGCATCCAGACGCCGTACCGGTCGCAGAGTTCGGCGATCCCGGGCAGGGGGTCGACGGAGCCGAAGTCGGTCGTCCCGGCGGTGGCGACGACGGCCATCGGAACCAGCCCCTCGGCACGGCACCGCTCCAGCTCGCGTGCCAGCGCGACGGTCCGCATCCTCTTGTCCCGCCCGACGGGCACGGAGACGACCGAGTCCTCCCCGAGCCCCAGCAGTCTGGCGGACTTCCGCACGCTGAAGTGGCTGACCTCGGAGGCGAAGACGCGCAGCCGGTCCGTCGCCTCCGCCTTGGCCTCCTCCCGCGCGAGGAGCAGCGCCTGGAGGTTGGACTGGGTGCCACCGGAGGTGAACACGCCGTCGGCGGCGGGGCCGAGGCCGATGCGGTCGGCCGTCCAGTCGATGAGCCGTCGCTCGATCAGGGTGCCGCCGGCCGACTGGTCCCAGGTGTCCAGCGAGGAGTTGACCGCCGACAGGACGGCCTCTGCCAGGACGGCCGGGATGACGACCGGGCAGTTGAGGTGGGCGAGGTAGCGGGGGTGGTGGAAGTACACCGCGTCCCGCAGGTAGACCTCCTCCAGCTCGTCGAGGACGGCGGCGGTGTCGCCGAGCGGCCGGTCGAGGTCGACGCGGTCGATGCGCGGGGCGAGGGCGTCGACGGTGACACCGGTGAACGGCCGGTCGGTGGTGGCGAGTCTGGCCGCCACCCGCTCGACTCCTTCGGTCACGGAGCGGCGGTAGTGCTCCGCGGTGAGGCCATTGAGCAGGTGAGAGCGCATGTGGGGGTCCTCCGAAGTGGGCTTCGACGGCTTTAACTTAGGTTAGCCTAACCTAAGTTTCTGATTCATGGGCATGCGTATGCCCCGACCGCCGTGCGGCCGGGGCCGGTTACTCGCCGGCCGCCCGCAACTGCTCCTCGGTCATCCCCTGCCGCCAGTACCCGACGAAGGTGACCCGGCGGCGGTCGACGCCCCGCTCGCCGACGAAGTGCCGGCGCAGTGCCTTCACCCGCCCGGACTCGCCCGCGATCCACACGTACGGCCGCTCGGCGTGCGGCAGCCGCGCCGCCCGTACCGGGTCGACGGCCATGGGGGCCCCGTCGTGCCGTACCAGCCAGGTGATCTCCGCGTCCGCCCTCGTCGCCACGTCCTGGATGTCCCCGGCGCGCGGCACCTCCAGCCAGGCACGCACCCGCGTCCCGGCGGGCAGGGCCTCAAGGATCGCGGTCGCCGCGGGTACGGCGGTCTCGTCACCCCACATCACCACCAGATCGGTCCCCTCCGGCGGCCGGAACCGGATCGCCCGGTTGTCGGCCACCACCGGACCGAGCACCAGCACCCGGTCCCCGGCGCCGGCCCGCCCGGCCCACGAGGACGCGGGCCCCACCCCGTGCAGCGCGAAGTCGACGTCGATCTCGTCCGGCTCCCGCCGCAACGCCCGCAAGGTGTACGACCGCATCACAGCCCGCACCCCCTCAGGCAACTCCCGCCACGCCTGCCACCACCCGTCCCCGAGATCGAGGGGAACGACGGGTTCGACCTGCCCCGGCTGCGGCAGAAAGAGCGACAGCGACTGATCGCACCCGAGCGACTGGAACGCTTCCAACTCCGGTCCACCGAAAGTAACCCGAACGAGAGAAGGTCCGAGCCGCAGAGTGCGGACCACGTGAAGCGAGAAGAACCGGTACGGCGATGCAACGGCGGTAGTCATAAGGGCTCCTGAATGGGCGGTGCATTTCAAGTACGGCGGCTACGGCGCGCCCCGAAGGGGCGCGGGGAACTGCGCGACAAGCCCCCACGCACCCGCAGAAATCAACGAACCTTCTTCGCCTTCTCCAGCGCTGCGGCCAACTCCGTAAGCAACGGAACACACTTGTCGTAAGACAAGATGGGCTCGGGCGACCGCCCGATAACCTGCCCCGCCCGCACCGCAGGCAACTTCCTCCACGTCCCCTTACTGATATCAGCGGGCTGAATCGCAGAGGACCGGTCATCCATCATGATGATGTCCGCCCGGTACTTGTCCACGTTCTCCCAGCTCAGCGACTCATACCACCCACCCCCCCGCTTCTTCGCACTCTCCGGCGGCTCCACGAAGTTCACCCCGAGCGCCTTGAAGTACTCCAGGTCGATGGACAGATGGGTACCGGACACATAAAAGAGCTGGTCGCTCGCGGACCCGGCCATCACCCTGATATCCGGCTTGGCCTTGGCCGCCGCCCGCAGCCGCCCCGCCGCCTCCTCGAACCGCTTCTTCGCGTCGACCGCCTTCGCCGCCTTCATGTCGCCGCCGAGCGACTCGGCCAGTGCCCACATGCGCTGGAGCGGCTGGGTGAGCTGACGGTCGTAGACGGAGATGCCGACGCTGGGCGCGAGTTGGGCGATCTTCTTCTTCGACTCCTCCGGGACGTACCAGAGGGTTCCGGCGTCGTCGAACATCGTGGAGATCAGCACGTCCGGCGCGAGGGAGGCGTACTTCTCGATGTTGAACTGCCCCCAGCTGTTGCCGAGGACGGTCACCTTGCTGACGTCCATGTCGCCGGCCTGGACGTCGGGCTTGCCGTCCTTGGTCGTCGTCGGGCCGAAGACGCCCTTGACCTGGACGCCGTAATCATGGAGGGCCGCGCCGACGCCGGTGAAGGCGACGATGTTCGCCGGGACCTTGTCCAGCTTCACCGTCGTACCGCGGTCGTCCTTGAAGCTCCAGGGGCCGGACGGCCCGCCCTTGGCCGCGGTCCCGGCACCGCCGCTGCCGCTTTTCTCGTCCCCGCAGGCGGCGAGCGCGGCGCCGAGTCCGAGGGCGCCGCCCGCGGCGAGGAGGCCGCGACGGGTGAGGGAGGGGGCAGGGCTACGGAACATGGGCATGGCTGCTTTCGACCGGGGCGGGACGCCCGCCGGACACGTTGAAGATAGGTTAGCCTAACCTCACTAAACGTCCAGAGGGTGTGGCGGCGATGTCGGCGCCCGGTGCCAGGATGATGTCCATGACGATCATCGAAGTGGCCGGCCACGAGGTGAGTGAGCGGCGGATCGAGCAGGCGCTGGAGGGCATCGAGCGGCGGGTGCACAGCCGCTGGCACACGATGCGCTACGACTGCTACGCGGACGAGGAACTGCGGGCCACGCGGGACGACCTCCTGGACCACGTCGGCGCCCGCACGCGGACGGACCCCCAGCTCGGCGCCGGCCCCT
Coding sequences within it:
- a CDS encoding DUF4429 domain-containing protein, with amino-acid sequence MAEIIQKDGTWAFDGDALRLTPGRDRNTGPLRAELGELVVPLGALAGVSFEQGRRAGRLRLRLRAGADPLLQATAGRLTDSQDPYQLAVESDRYGVAEYLAEEVRAALLLDSVSPAPVTEYLLPGPPVPLSASAGDGTASFDGERVLLEWNWKTEDAKAAAGPRTVPLTEITGVQWQPAVGLENGHLRFTVRGATVTAPPKFDPHAVELWGFKKDPLMALVAAAVQARLPHPSAPAGGTDLEPERVPLAKAAPVEGPAAEDTHDALLRRLRELGELRRDGVLTEDEFAMAKQAVLKRM
- a CDS encoding beta-N-acetylhexosaminidase translates to MTRLLGSLLLMAAAGATTLGAAPAPAHAAATPLDRVVPAPASVTPGGSPYRITRGTRVRVDASGSGSASGSGEVRRIAEYLTGVLRPSTGYRLPITDHGTGGIRLRLAEGPFGAEGYRLHSGSAGITLTASAPAGLFHGVQTLRQLLPAAVEKRTVQPGPWTVAGGTVEDRPRYGYRGAMLDVSRHFFGVAQVKRYIDQLALYKINELHLHLSDDQGWRIAVDSWPRLAPYGGSTEVGGGPGGYYTKADYREIVRYAAARYVEVVPEIDMPGHTNAALASYPELNCDGTAPPLYTGTDVGFSSLCVPKQVTYDFVDDVIRELAALTPGRYLHIGGDEAHSTSHADYVTFMNRVQPIVTKYGKTVIGWHQLTGATPVPGALAQYWGLDGTSAAEKAQVAKAAQHGTGLILSPADRVYLDMKYSKDTKLGLDWAGLVSVKRSYDWDPGSYLPGAPESAVKGVEAPLWSETLTTSADIEYMAFPRLAGAAELGWSPAATHDWDTYKVRLAAQGPRWDALGIGYFRSPEVPWQG
- a CDS encoding IucA/IucC family siderophore biosynthesis protein; translation: MTLPTPLPTPLPTPLPTPHADAVAHLSPERWDTANRLLVRKALAELAHERLITPEADGEGYLVRSDDGLTTYRFTATRRALNHWDIDADSLTRHRAGTELPLAALDFVVELRRSLGLGDEVLPVYLEEISSTLSGTCYKLTKPPVPAAELVRAGFQDVETGMTEGHPCFVANNGRLGFGVHEYLSYAPETASPVRLVWLAAHRSRAAFTAGAGIAYESFVRQELGGDTVRRFHAVLTGQGLVPADYLFIPVHPWQWWNKLSVTFAAEVARRNLVCLGEGDDEYLAQQSIRTFFNTSHPEKHYVKTALSVLNMGFMRGLSAAYMEATPAINDWLAQLIDGDPVLKSTGLAVIRERAAVGYRHLEYERATDRHSPYRKMLAALWRESPVPTLAEGESLATMASLLHVDHEGASFAGALIERSGQAPAEWLRQYLRAYYTPLLHCFYAYDLVFMPHGENVILVLEDGAVRRAVFKDIAEEIAVMDPDAVLPPEVRRVRVDVPDDRKLLSLFTDVFDCFFRFLAARLAAEGVLAEDDFWRTVAEVTREYQETVPELAEKFRRYDLFTPEFALSCLNRLQLRDNRQMVDLTDPSGALQLAGTLRNPIAGF
- a CDS encoding GNAT family N-acetyltransferase, encoding MTPAHTGPAAAPPAFAFRPVDPLSDAELLHSWVTHPKAAFWMMGDARLEDVERAYMEIAADDHHHALLGLRDGTPAFLMERYDPARRELVGLYEPQPGDTGMHFLVPATGTPVHGFTRAVITAVMAHLFEDPATHRVVVEPDVRNTAVHALNAAVGFVPEREVHKPEKTALLSFCTREQFEKAVSI
- a CDS encoding SidA/IucD/PvdA family monooxygenase — protein: MTARPETSPRTHDFVGIGLGPFNLGLACLTEPIDGLDGVFLESKPGFEWHAGMFLDGAHLQTPFLSDLVTLADPTSPYSFLAYLKEQGRLYSFYIRENFYPLRVEYDAYCRWAAGKLSSVRFGSTVTEVTYEDGVYVVRTATGDTYRGRHLVLGTGTPPYVPEACRGLGGDFLHNSRYARGKAELQRKESITLVGSGQSAAEIYYDLLSEIDVHGYRLNWVTRSPRFFPLEYTKLTLEMTSPEYADYFHALPEATRYRLTERQKGLFKGIDGDLIDAIFDLLYQKNLAGPVPTRLLTNSALTGARHENGTYTLSFRQEEQEKDYEIASQGLILATGYRYTEPEFLAPVRDRLRRDSHGNFDIARNYAIDVTGRGVFLQNAGVHTHSVTSPDLGMGAYRNSCIIRELLGTEYYPVEKSIAFQEFAA
- the desA gene encoding lysine decarboxylase DesA, which translates into the protein MRSHLLNGLTAEHYRRSVTEGVERVAARLATTDRPFTGVTVDALAPRIDRVDLDRPLGDTAAVLDELEEVYLRDAVYFHHPRYLAHLNCPVVIPAVLAEAVLSAVNSSLDTWDQSAGGTLIERRLIDWTADRIGLGPAADGVFTSGGTQSNLQALLLAREEAKAEATDRLRVFASEVSHFSVRKSARLLGLGEDSVVSVPVGRDKRMRTVALARELERCRAEGLVPMAVVATAGTTDFGSVDPLPGIAELCDRYGVWMHVDAAYGCGLLVSPTRRDLLDGIERADSVTVDFHKSFFQPVSSSAVLVRDAATLRHATYHAEYLNPRRMTRERIPNQVDKSLQTTRRFDALKLWLTLRTMGAEGVGALFDEVCALAREGWRMLAADPRYDVIVEPALSTLVFRYIPAAVTDPAEIDRANLYARKALFASGDAVVAGTKAGGRHYLKFTLLNPETTTDDIAAVLDLIASHAEQYLGESLDRAS
- a CDS encoding siderophore-interacting protein, whose amino-acid sequence is MTTAVASPYRFFSLHVVRTLRLGPSLVRVTFGGPELEAFQSLGCDQSLSLFLPQPGQVEPVVPLDLGDGWWQAWRELPEGVRAVMRSYTLRALRREPDEIDVDFALHGVGPASSWAGRAGAGDRVLVLGPVVADNRAIRFRPPEGTDLVVMWGDETAVPAATAILEALPAGTRVRAWLEVPRAGDIQDVATRADAEITWLVRHDGAPMAVDPVRAARLPHAERPYVWIAGESGRVKALRRHFVGERGVDRRRVTFVGYWRQGMTEEQLRAAGE
- a CDS encoding ABC transporter substrate-binding protein yields the protein MPMFRSPAPSLTRRGLLAAGGALGLGAALAACGDEKSGSGGAGTAAKGGPSGPWSFKDDRGTTVKLDKVPANIVAFTGVGAALHDYGVQVKGVFGPTTTKDGKPDVQAGDMDVSKVTVLGNSWGQFNIEKYASLAPDVLISTMFDDAGTLWYVPEESKKKIAQLAPSVGISVYDRQLTQPLQRMWALAESLGGDMKAAKAVDAKKRFEEAAGRLRAAAKAKPDIRVMAGSASDQLFYVSGTHLSIDLEYFKALGVNFVEPPESAKKRGGGWYESLSWENVDKYRADIIMMDDRSSAIQPADISKGTWRKLPAVRAGQVIGRSPEPILSYDKCVPLLTELAAALEKAKKVR